Within the Massilia sp. H6 genome, the region GCGAAGGGCGATGGCGAACGCGGCCAAAACCTAGAGGTCGAGGCGTGGTACGGCAACGACTACAACAAGGCTTGGGTGAAGCTCGAAGGCGAGCGCCGCGGCGGGGCACTCGAAGCGGCCCGTACCGAACTCCTCTGGGACCGCGCATTCGCGCCGTTCTGGAGCACCCAGCTGGGCATACGGCACGACGCCGGCGAAGGCGGCGGAAGGGACTGGCTCGCCTTCGGGGTGCAAGGCCTCGCGCCGTACTGGTTCGAGACCGAGGCGACAGCGTACTGGCGATCCGGAGGCGAGTTTGCGGCGCGCTTTGCGATGAAGTACGAGATCTTGTTCACTTCTAGGGTGATTCTCGAACCAGAGTTGGGTGCAAACCTGTACAGCCGGGCCGATCCCGAGCGGGGCACTGGAAAAGGTCTTTCGGATCTCAGCTTCGGACTGCGACTCCGGTACGAAATCACCCGCAAATTTGCGCCTTACATCGGTGTTACCTGGGGCAGGCAGTTCGGGGAAACCGCCGACTACACGCGCGTACGCGGCGGCCAACGTAGCCAAACGCAGGCAGTAGCTGGTCTGCGCCTGTGGTTTTGAGTCTACATAGGGTGACGCGTCAGTAGCCCAGGGCAAGGGATGTCCTGCGGGCG harbors:
- a CDS encoding copper resistance protein B, whose amino-acid sequence is MTMGPMQGGKPPPDARDPNAYNEGTRHANFGNHEMHDNAPFGKVLVDKAEVAKGDGERGQNLEVEAWYGNDYNKAWVKLEGERRGGALEAARTELLWDRAFAPFWSTQLGIRHDAGEGGGRDWLAFGVQGLAPYWFETEATAYWRSGGEFAARFAMKYEILFTSRVILEPELGANLYSRADPERGTGKGLSDLSFGLRLRYEITRKFAPYIGVTWGRQFGETADYTRVRGGQRSQTQAVAGLRLWF